The DNA window GCCATTCCCGAAGTACCCAAGGCAGTTTTCAAACAACTCGCTGACCAGGGCCGTCTTGTTGCTATTTTACAACAAGGCAAAAATAAATTAGGGGCAGCCTATTTATTTCAGCGCAGTGGAGAGAACATAAGTAAACAGCTGTTGTTTAAAGTAGCTTGCCCAGTGCTTCAAGAATTTTCAGCAAAGCCCAAATTTCTTTTTAGCTAAATGGTTGCAGTCAAACAGATCGATGTTGAAACCCTACACGAATGGCGCCGGCAGGGACAACCGCACGTACTTTTGGATATTCGTGAAGATGCAGAACTTGCGCAAGCTCATATTTCTAAAGCGGTTCATATCCCTTTTGAGCAATTGATCAAAAAGTTGGATTTACTAGACCTTGAGTTGCCGATTGTCGTATTGTGTCACCATGGCATACGAAGTGTTTCTGCTTGCATATTTTTATCTGAACTTGGGGCAAAAGACGTGTTAAACTTGTCCGGTGGGATTGATGCATGGGCTCGCAGAATTGATACCACAGTTGGTCTATATTAAAGGCGTTATATGATGATACGGAAAAGTTCTTTGTTTGTTCTGGTTTTTCTCTGGTTTGCTTTTTGTGCTTTATGCTTGTTCCCTTATTCTGTAGATGCTTCAGAGAATTTACAGGAATTAGCTGCCACCAATCCTGCGTCGGACAAGGCTGA is part of the Pseudomonadota bacterium genome and encodes:
- a CDS encoding rhodanese-like domain-containing protein — translated: MVAVKQIDVETLHEWRRQGQPHVLLDIREDAELAQAHISKAVHIPFEQLIKKLDLLDLELPIVVLCHHGIRSVSACIFLSELGAKDVLNLSGGIDAWARRIDTTVGLY